In bacterium, a single window of DNA contains:
- a CDS encoding heavy metal translocating P-type ATPase, whose protein sequence is MKKYINSNSILVVTILIALISYAFLRSTEYRQYIDTIIVSITIIGSLPIAYNLIISIYKKQFGVDLIALFAIIATLLTNEHLAGAIILLMLSTGVFLEKYAEGQAKNALENLLRYAPTKAHRVIKGTTNFEDITVQEIKIGDTLLIKRGEIMPVDGVVVSGVSSIDESIVTGEPMPRSVKPSSKVWSGTTNTVDVIYIKSTTNYEQSTFSAIIRLVERAQDEKAPTVRLANKFSVVFTVTTFIMAGIAWYIDPKLVAAVLVVATPCPLILAAPIAFIAGMSRSAKNGIIVKHGGVFELITKAHSFFFDKTGTLTFGVPQVNKIIILDNSSDKGISAKKWTKEEVLALSASVEQFSTHILSQSIVALANTQKLDLFVPEKFEETLGQGISGIVKTNSHEATVVDGRASLLESKGITISGEAKRLVAEAKATGEMAIYIAVNNRNVAVMTFSDKIRSDIADILEKIKETGAEIVLVTGDTEDRAQKIGEELGFTIIEANCLPEHKMDLIQKYEAAGKPVVMIGDGVNDAPAIGRASVGIALGYHGATASTDTADAIITSDDTAKVLKLIQISHKTMTIAMQSIFIGMALSLTAMVFAIFGFITPISGALLQEAIDVLVILNALRALRN, encoded by the coding sequence ATGAAAAAATACATCAACTCAAATAGCATACTTGTCGTGACTATCTTGATTGCCCTCATAAGCTATGCCTTTCTAAGATCCACAGAATATAGGCAATATATTGATACGATTATTGTATCCATAACAATTATAGGTTCCCTTCCTATAGCCTATAATCTAATAATTTCCATATACAAAAAACAGTTTGGAGTGGATCTTATCGCTCTTTTTGCAATTATAGCAACGCTTTTGACCAACGAGCATCTCGCTGGTGCAATTATTCTTTTAATGCTTTCTACTGGAGTTTTTCTTGAAAAATATGCAGAAGGCCAAGCAAAAAATGCACTGGAAAATCTATTAAGATACGCCCCCACAAAGGCACATAGAGTTATAAAAGGTACAACAAATTTTGAGGATATAACTGTTCAAGAAATTAAAATTGGTGACACACTACTTATTAAACGAGGAGAAATTATGCCCGTCGATGGCGTTGTTGTTTCAGGAGTATCTTCAATTGATGAATCTATTGTTACCGGAGAACCAATGCCAAGGAGTGTTAAACCGAGTTCAAAGGTTTGGAGTGGTACTACAAATACAGTTGATGTAATTTATATTAAGTCTACAACAAATTATGAACAAAGTACTTTCTCAGCAATCATCAGATTAGTAGAAAGAGCTCAAGATGAAAAAGCTCCCACAGTTAGGTTGGCAAACAAATTCAGTGTAGTCTTCACTGTCACGACTTTCATTATGGCTGGTATCGCATGGTACATTGATCCAAAACTAGTTGCAGCTGTTTTAGTTGTTGCAACACCCTGCCCTCTTATCCTAGCGGCGCCGATTGCTTTCATTGCTGGAATGAGTAGATCAGCAAAGAATGGAATTATAGTTAAGCATGGTGGAGTGTTTGAATTAATTACAAAAGCGCATTCTTTCTTTTTCGATAAAACAGGCACGCTCACTTTTGGTGTACCTCAGGTGAATAAAATTATTATTTTGGATAATAGTTCTGATAAAGGTATATCAGCAAAAAAGTGGACCAAGGAGGAGGTCTTAGCACTCTCTGCTTCTGTTGAACAATTCTCTACACATATACTTTCACAAAGTATTGTAGCCCTTGCTAACACTCAAAAACTTGATTTATTTGTACCTGAAAAGTTTGAAGAAACATTAGGTCAGGGTATAAGTGGGATAGTTAAGACAAATAGTCATGAGGCTACAGTTGTTGACGGTAGAGCGTCCCTGTTAGAATCAAAAGGAATTACAATTAGCGGTGAGGCAAAAAGACTTGTCGCAGAAGCAAAGGCCACAGGGGAGATGGCAATATACATTGCGGTTAATAACAGAAATGTTGCAGTGATGACTTTCTCAGACAAAATAAGAAGTGACATTGCTGATATTTTAGAAAAGATAAAAGAAACAGGAGCTGAAATTGTTTTGGTAACTGGCGACACTGAGGATAGGGCTCAAAAAATTGGTGAAGAATTAGGTTTTACGATAATTGAAGCGAATTGTCTACCAGAACATAAGATGGATTTAATACAAAAATATGAAGCCGCTGGAAAGCCTGTAGTGATGATTGGTGATGGAGTTAATGACGCACCAGCAATCGGACGAGCAAGCGTTGGTATTGCACTTGGATATCATGGAGCAACTGCATCGACGGATACAGCTGATGCAATAATTACCTCAGATGATACAGCAAAGGTTTTAAAATTAATTCAGATTAGCCATAAGACAATGACCATTGCCATGCAGTCTATTTTTATTGGAATGGCATTAAGTTTAACAGCAATGGTTTTTGCTATATTTGGTTTTATAACTCCAATTTCAGGTGCGCTACTTCAGGAAGCGATTGATGTTTTGGTTATATTAAATGCTTTGCGTGCGCTGAGGAATTAA
- a CDS encoding NYN domain-containing protein: MKIAGVVCYHLGVKLTSIYIDAANVILCAKRINFNLDLGKLFKYLYDKHKDCKIIFFVGDVLYLENIKYTLNEYRVELVIKQISMEGGRIKANCDVELTNRMTLDVERSLVDKIVIISGDGNFVFLMDYARDMGKLVLCIAVTPSSTSIFIKQRSYLRLMYLIQIKRHLEK; this comes from the coding sequence ATGAAAATAGCAGGAGTGGTTTGCTACCATCTAGGGGTGAAATTAACCTCAATATATATAGATGCAGCTAATGTTATTCTGTGTGCAAAAAGAATAAATTTTAATTTAGATTTAGGTAAGCTTTTTAAATATCTTTATGATAAACATAAAGATTGTAAAATAATTTTCTTTGTCGGTGATGTCCTGTATTTAGAAAATATTAAATATACTCTCAATGAGTACCGTGTTGAATTAGTCATAAAACAAATATCTATGGAGGGAGGTAGAATTAAAGCCAATTGTGACGTTGAACTAACAAACAGAATGACACTAGACGTGGAGAGAAGTCTGGTTGATAAAATAGTAATAATATCAGGTGATGGGAACTTTGTCTTCTTAATGGATTACGCTCGTGATATGGGTAAATTAGTTTTATGTATAGCGGTGACTCCATCAAGCACATCGATTTTTATAAAACAGAGATCATACTTAAGGCTTATGTACTTGATACAAATTAAGCGTCATCTAGAAAAATAA
- a CDS encoding phosphatase PAP2-related protein: protein MNQINPKNLAYLKSKTYTIAILDSAIFLGLALVANFFAGRFATFKAGNSVNDIVLSNIPVYDVHNIFIYGPIVMWAVLLVYCFNKPHKIPFILKSIAIFILIRSTFVSLTHIGPFPDRLIIGLDGANWMRLFTFGGDLFFSAHTGLPFLLALIFWKEKALRIVFIATSVFFGIIVLMGHLHYSIDVLSAFFITYSIYCISKWMFKNDFAMFELK from the coding sequence ATGAATCAAATAAACCCAAAAAATTTAGCGTATTTAAAAAGTAAGACCTACACTATCGCTATACTAGATAGTGCAATTTTTCTCGGACTCGCGCTTGTTGCAAATTTCTTTGCGGGAAGATTTGCAACATTTAAAGCCGGAAATTCAGTGAATGATATAGTACTTAGTAATATTCCAGTTTATGATGTTCACAATATCTTCATCTACGGACCAATTGTAATGTGGGCTGTATTACTTGTTTACTGCTTTAACAAACCTCACAAAATTCCCTTCATATTAAAAAGTATCGCTATTTTTATATTAATTAGAAGTACCTTCGTTTCGCTTACTCATATTGGACCATTTCCAGATAGATTAATAATCGGACTTGACGGAGCAAACTGGATGAGGTTATTCACATTTGGTGGAGATCTTTTCTTCTCGGCCCACACAGGACTTCCCTTTTTACTAGCCTTAATTTTCTGGAAAGAGAAAGCTCTTAGAATAGTTTTCATTGCAACATCTGTTTTCTTTGGAATTATAGTTTTAATGGGTCACCTTCACTATTCAATAGATGTTCTATCGGCGTTCTTTATTACCTACTCAATTTACTGTATATCAAAGTGGATGTTCAAGAACGATTTCGCAATGTTTGAATTGAAATAG
- a CDS encoding malic enzyme-like NAD(P)-binding protein, with product MDYNKKSLALHKKYKGKMELKSKVPLKTKIDLSLAYTPGVAEVCRLIHKDQKQVNSYTMRGNTVAVITDGSAVLGLGNIGPYAAMPVMEGKSILFKEFANVDAFPICLDTQDPEKVIEAVKLLAPTFGGINLEDISAPNCFYIEERLKKELNIPVFHDDQHGTAIVVLAALINALKIIKKDIKNIKVVVNGAGAAATAVSKLLIKAGITAGKMIIVDSRGAIYEGREGLNASKIEMAKITNKKKVEGLLDIVIKDADVFIGVSVAGALKKEWVSEMAENPIVFAMANPNPEISYEDAKQTKIAVFGTGRSDYPNQINNVLVFPGIFRGALDSGAKQITDEMKLAAAHAIASLVKKTELKKDYIIPSPFDRRVAKVVAKAVMKSAKSH from the coding sequence ATGGACTACAATAAAAAATCATTAGCACTTCACAAGAAATATAAAGGAAAAATGGAATTAAAATCCAAAGTTCCACTTAAAACAAAAATTGATTTATCTTTGGCTTATACCCCGGGGGTGGCGGAAGTGTGCCGTTTAATTCATAAGGATCAAAAGCAGGTTAATTCATACACAATGCGAGGCAATACAGTGGCGGTTATAACGGATGGTTCAGCGGTTCTTGGTCTAGGAAATATTGGTCCCTATGCTGCGATGCCTGTTATGGAAGGAAAGTCTATTTTATTTAAGGAATTTGCAAATGTAGACGCTTTCCCAATTTGTCTTGATACACAAGATCCAGAAAAAGTTATTGAAGCCGTAAAATTATTAGCACCAACATTTGGGGGAATTAATCTTGAAGACATATCTGCGCCAAATTGTTTTTATATTGAAGAGCGTCTAAAGAAAGAATTGAATATTCCTGTCTTTCACGATGATCAGCATGGTACAGCAATTGTTGTGCTTGCTGCATTAATAAATGCGCTAAAGATTATTAAGAAGGATATAAAAAATATTAAAGTTGTAGTAAATGGAGCTGGAGCTGCAGCAACAGCAGTTTCAAAACTACTTATCAAGGCTGGAATAACAGCGGGGAAGATGATTATTGTAGATAGTAGGGGTGCAATTTATGAAGGGAGAGAAGGATTAAATGCATCAAAAATTGAAATGGCAAAAATTACAAACAAGAAGAAGGTAGAAGGGCTTCTTGATATTGTAATTAAAGATGCCGATGTGTTTATTGGTGTATCGGTTGCTGGAGCTCTAAAAAAAGAATGGGTGAGTGAAATGGCAGAGAATCCAATTGTTTTTGCAATGGCCAATCCAAATCCTGAGATATCTTATGAGGATGCGAAGCAAACAAAGATTGCTGTCTTTGGAACAGGTCGTTCAGACTATCCAAATCAGATAAATAATGTTTTGGTTTTTCCTGGAATTTTCCGTGGAGCCCTTGATTCTGGAGCTAAACAAATTACAGATGAGATGAAACTAGCTGCGGCTCACGCAATCGCATCACTCGTTAAAAAAACAGAGCTTAAAAAGGACTATATAATACCAAGTCCTTTTGACAGAAGGGTAGCGAAGGTTGTTGCAAAAGCTGTTATGAAGTCTGCAAAGAGTCATTAA
- a CDS encoding DUF2339 domain-containing protein, which translates to MIYFLLIILGIIFLARTSDLSSSVRNLKSEVYKIKQKLAEIEGGVSQSSSKVSISDSQRTDVNYAEQRNGANNPETHTYVGVTEMGQPIYRQPARVNQPETSTPDPVLAWIQENWLLKLGVLMILIGFGWFVSYAFMHDWIGPVGRIAIGIVAGSFISIFGTIRLGKDETQGVLFTALGAALVIISVLSGQYFYQFFSPMIVLGIIFLVSFYVSLTALAYSVEKLAIYGLILALLAPVLSHVSMNLDYVSIYLYLLVISISTIWVSIVKGWRFGNPIGIVGILLYSFPIMMNAQNSFASDSAKYTTLILAYVISLLYLVVSSWSLIKKDNTLIAENGSVALAKNRGVNSEESVEFGATSNDVLLTVVSTIIILGLTLGLVPMIYQSLVLSMWMLIYGVSGFIVFQATRNEKLFYIHSLVAVLFLAIATSVELSGKSLIIAFAIEAAIVSIASFLVTNNIKISKAFGALMVIPMAMSLESVFSSNWEYERGMGMFHVDFFVLFLIGVILATLGMFYRLNKEKDSMAPEFDFYHLSLIFSTVYLYVIIWLSSHAVIFNQDTAVFVSLFMYTVIGLGTYFIGLFNRSDILKKYGGVLLVLVVLRLVLVDVWQMELALRVVTFIILGVMFISTAFISKKQQ; encoded by the coding sequence ATGATTTATTTTTTACTTATTATTTTAGGGATTATATTCCTCGCGAGGACATCAGATTTAAGTAGTTCTGTGCGGAATTTAAAGTCAGAGGTTTATAAGATTAAGCAGAAACTTGCTGAAATAGAAGGAGGAGTCTCGCAGTCTTCATCTAAGGTTTCAATTTCTGATTCTCAACGAACAGACGTAAATTATGCAGAACAAAGAAATGGGGCTAATAATCCTGAAACGCATACGTATGTTGGGGTGACGGAAATGGGTCAGCCTATTTATCGTCAACCCGCCAGAGTAAATCAGCCTGAAACAAGTACTCCTGATCCTGTACTTGCGTGGATTCAAGAGAACTGGTTATTAAAACTTGGAGTACTGATGATTCTAATTGGCTTTGGTTGGTTTGTGAGTTATGCATTTATGCATGATTGGATTGGTCCCGTAGGTAGAATTGCAATTGGTATTGTTGCAGGATCGTTTATATCAATTTTTGGAACAATTAGACTTGGTAAGGATGAAACACAGGGAGTTTTGTTTACAGCATTAGGTGCTGCTCTTGTTATTATTTCTGTTCTATCTGGACAATATTTCTATCAATTTTTCTCTCCAATGATAGTGCTAGGAATAATATTCTTGGTTTCGTTCTATGTAAGCCTTACAGCCCTTGCATACTCTGTAGAAAAGTTGGCAATTTACGGTCTAATATTAGCGCTTCTTGCTCCTGTTCTATCTCATGTATCAATGAATCTAGATTATGTGTCTATCTACCTGTATTTACTTGTTATTTCGATTTCTACAATCTGGGTTTCTATTGTTAAGGGATGGAGATTTGGTAATCCAATAGGAATAGTTGGAATACTACTTTACAGTTTTCCTATAATGATGAATGCTCAAAACAGCTTTGCCTCTGATTCTGCAAAATATACAACACTTATACTTGCATACGTAATATCACTATTATACCTTGTTGTTAGTTCTTGGAGTTTGATTAAAAAGGACAATACACTAATCGCAGAAAATGGAAGTGTTGCATTGGCCAAAAATAGAGGTGTTAATAGTGAAGAGAGTGTAGAGTTTGGCGCTACTTCAAATGATGTACTCCTAACTGTGGTCAGTACAATAATTATTCTAGGTCTTACACTAGGTCTTGTTCCTATGATTTATCAATCTCTTGTGTTATCTATGTGGATGTTGATATACGGAGTTTCAGGATTTATTGTATTTCAAGCTACAAGAAACGAAAAGCTATTCTATATACATTCTCTAGTTGCCGTTTTGTTTTTAGCGATAGCCACATCTGTAGAATTAAGTGGTAAATCATTAATTATTGCTTTTGCTATTGAAGCGGCAATTGTTTCTATCGCATCATTCTTGGTAACAAATAATATTAAAATATCAAAGGCCTTTGGTGCTTTAATGGTTATACCAATGGCGATGTCCTTGGAGAGTGTTTTCTCTTCTAATTGGGAATATGAAAGGGGAATGGGAATGTTCCATGTTGACTTCTTTGTTCTATTTCTGATAGGAGTAATTCTAGCTACTCTTGGAATGTTCTATAGGTTAAATAAAGAAAAAGACTCAATGGCGCCTGAATTTGATTTCTATCATTTATCACTAATATTCTCAACAGTTTATCTTTATGTAATAATTTGGCTATCATCACACGCTGTAATATTCAATCAAGATACAGCGGTCTTTGTTAGCTTATTTATGTATACAGTTATTGGATTAGGAACGTATTTTATTGGGTTATTTAACAGGAGTGATATTCTAAAAAAGTATGGAGGAGTTCTTCTTGTCTTGGTTGTACTTAGATTAGTACTCGTTGATGTATGGCAAATGGAGTTGGCATTACGTGTTGTTACATTCATTATTTTGGGAGTTATGTTTATCAGTACAGCTTTTATTTCAAAAAAACAACAATAA
- a CDS encoding thrombospondin type 3 repeat-containing protein yields MNKKLIIKSSVTACLAIAFVLILSFKPAYAIVKDWQPVTSVATSTNEVIFKAYKNYMKVPAQNILVPTLLQIPIDINQISSDSFGVYNKTDGKFISSLVTRDNQINVNNVNAIDISTNENLNDLFDNNYQTMKDFYLNKEESKSISAISINYSKAIKSDSLNLSFDSYVSLPTLVTLKAYVNGKEIVLLNNYKPTSNEINFPITLSNKWILELQYAQPIRISEIHLNDTLNAYAGESLSFLALPKKEYVIYVNPEVAPKIYANYEEASNYSSSLGVRKISMPAVLENPVFVLSDTDGDGVPNVIDNCINVANGDQLDIDQNGRGDVCDDYDRDGIINSIDNCRDVPNYDQRDTDGDKIGDACDTSESRFTEQYPWIAWAGIGFSALVFLTLLFVAGNRIRKNNL; encoded by the coding sequence ATGAATAAAAAACTAATTATAAAATCATCGGTTACAGCATGTCTTGCAATAGCATTCGTCCTAATTTTAAGTTTTAAGCCTGCATATGCGATTGTAAAAGATTGGCAACCTGTGACAAGTGTCGCCACATCAACAAACGAGGTGATATTTAAAGCGTATAAGAACTATATGAAAGTTCCTGCCCAAAATATATTAGTTCCGACACTCTTACAGATTCCCATAGACATCAATCAAATCAGTAGTGACTCTTTTGGTGTATACAATAAAACTGATGGTAAATTTATTTCAAGTTTGGTCACGAGAGATAATCAAATAAATGTTAATAATGTAAATGCAATAGATATTTCTACTAATGAAAATCTAAACGATTTGTTTGATAATAATTATCAAACGATGAAGGATTTCTACCTTAATAAGGAAGAGAGTAAAAGTATTTCTGCAATTTCAATTAATTATTCAAAAGCAATTAAGTCTGACTCTTTAAATTTATCTTTTGATTCGTATGTCTCACTACCTACATTGGTTACATTGAAGGCATACGTAAATGGCAAAGAAATTGTCTTGCTAAACAATTACAAACCAACCTCAAATGAAATTAACTTTCCAATAACATTGTCAAACAAATGGATTTTAGAACTACAATACGCTCAACCTATTAGAATTTCAGAGATTCATTTAAATGATACATTAAATGCATATGCTGGAGAGTCCTTAAGTTTTTTAGCGCTTCCCAAAAAAGAGTATGTAATTTATGTAAATCCTGAAGTTGCACCTAAGATATATGCAAATTATGAAGAGGCCTCCAATTATTCATCGTCTCTTGGTGTAAGGAAAATCTCAATGCCTGCTGTTTTGGAGAACCCAGTTTTTGTCCTAAGTGATACTGACGGAGATGGTGTTCCTAATGTAATAGATAATTGTATAAACGTTGCCAATGGAGATCAGCTTGATATTGATCAAAATGGAAGAGGGGATGTTTGTGATGATTATGACAGAGACGGAATAATTAACTCCATAGATAATTGTAGGGATGTTCCAAATTATGATCAAAGAGATACTGATGGCGATAAAATTGGAGATGCTTGCGACACTAGTGAAAGTAGATTCACTGAACAATATCCCTGGATAGCTTGGGCGGGAATAGGATTTTCAGCTTTAGTTTTTTTGACACTTTTGTTTGTTGCAGGGAATAGAATTAGGAAGAATAATTTATAG
- a CDS encoding type II toxin-antitoxin system PemK/MazF family toxin has translation MLYQIRMIDKKRLSVKIGELSLSDLNKVKEKLKILLELP, from the coding sequence ATGTTATATCAGATTCGCATGATTGATAAAAAGAGATTATCTGTAAAAATAGGGGAACTTAGCCTATCTGATTTAAATAAGGTAAAAGAAAAACTCAAGATTTTACTTGAGCTTCCCTAA
- a CDS encoding CTP synthase, giving the protein MPNSKINKTNKIAKKQIKTSKTDKVAKDKKIVDKHKYIFVIGGVMSGVGKGITTSSIGTILEAKGYKINIMKVDPYLNVDAGTMNPTEHGEVFVMDSGLETDQDMGNYERFLNRSLKKEDYMTSGMVYKYVIDKERALGFGGKCIDADNIRDEIVNRYEASGKMNDSDITVVEIGGTVGDYQNIMFIEAARVMKLRHPKDVVFILVSYMPIPNKIGEMKSKPTQNAIRQLNSYGVHADFIVARSEVPVDKKRKEKIAFSCSVPVDNIISAPDIDSIYDVPINFEKDQLGEMIIRELSLEHRNTDMKAWKGFVSKVKAASDAVKNDDGKSGKKTLKIAVVGKYFDSGDFVFSDAYVSVIEAIKFSAYKLGIKVKLSWLNSKDFEKDPKTIKSLKDYDGIIVPGGFGNSGIEGLISTIEFARLNKIPYFGLCYGMQLLVIEYARNVLGWKDANTAEINPKAEHVVIDIMPDQKIKLDNGHYGASMRLGAYEAHIEKGTIAHKAYGEDEVIERHRHRYEVNPEYVEEIRTAGLVFSGKSPNGKLMEIAELPKSEHPFFLGTQFHPEFLARPLDPHPLFTEFLKTIISL; this is encoded by the coding sequence ATGCCCAATTCCAAAATCAACAAAACAAACAAAATCGCAAAAAAACAGATAAAAACAAGTAAAACAGATAAAGTGGCTAAAGACAAAAAAATAGTAGATAAGCATAAATACATATTCGTAATTGGAGGGGTTATGTCAGGAGTAGGAAAGGGAATCACTACATCGTCAATTGGTACTATACTTGAGGCTAAAGGATACAAAATAAATATAATGAAAGTTGATCCGTATCTAAACGTAGATGCGGGTACTATGAACCCCACCGAGCATGGTGAGGTTTTTGTTATGGACTCAGGACTTGAAACTGATCAAGATATGGGAAACTATGAGAGATTTCTTAATCGATCATTAAAGAAGGAAGATTATATGACATCTGGAATGGTATATAAATATGTTATAGATAAAGAGCGTGCACTTGGCTTTGGTGGAAAGTGTATTGATGCAGATAATATTAGAGACGAAATTGTAAATAGATATGAAGCTTCTGGAAAGATGAATGATTCTGACATAACAGTTGTTGAAATTGGTGGAACTGTTGGCGACTATCAAAACATTATGTTTATTGAAGCGGCTCGTGTAATGAAACTTAGACATCCAAAAGATGTTGTATTTATTTTGGTTTCCTATATGCCAATTCCAAACAAGATTGGAGAAATGAAAAGTAAGCCAACTCAAAATGCTATTAGACAATTAAACTCATATGGAGTTCATGCAGATTTTATCGTTGCAAGAAGTGAAGTTCCAGTAGATAAAAAGAGAAAAGAGAAAATTGCTTTCTCATGTAGTGTGCCCGTTGATAATATAATATCAGCGCCTGACATAGATAGCATTTACGATGTTCCTATCAACTTTGAAAAGGATCAACTTGGAGAGATGATAATTAGAGAGCTTTCCTTGGAACATAGAAATACAGACATGAAAGCATGGAAGGGTTTTGTTTCAAAAGTAAAAGCAGCGAGCGATGCTGTAAAAAATGATGATGGAAAAAGTGGAAAGAAAACATTAAAAATTGCGGTAGTTGGAAAGTATTTTGACTCAGGAGATTTTGTCTTTTCTGATGCCTACGTTTCTGTTATTGAAGCAATTAAGTTTTCTGCATATAAGTTGGGGATTAAGGTTAAATTATCGTGGTTAAATTCTAAGGATTTTGAGAAGGACCCAAAGACAATTAAAAGTCTTAAAGATTACGATGGAATAATCGTTCCAGGCGGGTTTGGAAATTCTGGAATTGAAGGCTTAATTAGTACCATAGAATTTGCTCGATTAAACAAGATTCCATACTTTGGTCTTTGTTATGGAATGCAGCTTCTGGTAATTGAATACGCTAGAAATGTTTTAGGTTGGAAAGACGCAAATACTGCTGAGATTAATCCTAAAGCAGAACATGTGGTTATTGATATAATGCCTGATCAGAAGATTAAATTAGACAATGGTCATTATGGCGCATCGATGAGACTTGGTGCATACGAAGCTCACATAGAGAAGGGGACAATTGCACACAAAGCATATGGCGAAGATGAGGTTATTGAAAGACATAGACATAGATATGAGGTTAATCCTGAATATGTTGAGGAGATAAGGACTGCTGGGTTAGTATTTTCTGGAAAGTCTCCAAATGGTAAGCTGATGGAAATTGCAGAACTTCCAAAAAGTGAACACCCATTTTTCTTGGGTACACAGTTTCATCCTGAGTTTCTTGCAAGACCACTTGATCCGCATCCTTTGTTTACAGAGTTTTTGAAGACAATTATTAGTCTATAG
- a CDS encoding DUF167 domain-containing protein, with amino-acid sequence MHVKIKPDSKEDKIVKKNDASFIVHVKEPAEGNRANRRMIELLAGEFKIVRSKVRIVTGHHHPSKILDIVE; translated from the coding sequence ATGCACGTAAAGATTAAGCCGGATAGTAAGGAAGATAAAATCGTTAAAAAGAATGATGCGAGTTTTATTGTTCATGTAAAAGAACCTGCGGAAGGGAATAGGGCCAACAGAAGAATGATTGAATTGCTTGCTGGGGAATTTAAGATTGTTAGATCAAAAGTTAGAATAGTTACAGGGCATCATCATCCGTCTAAGATTTTGGATATAGTGGAGTAG
- a CDS encoding dihydroorotase encodes MKEKQNKILIKRWFDRHLHVRDGEVMSLVLPATVCQQASGALIMPNLKYPDQIDTPEKVEAYYRRIKETLPWWSDFEPRLALYLTDTTPASEIKKWIDTGYLTAVKLYMADKNGEGGTTGSQHGVRNLLGRYPVFEMMEKHGIPLLGHFEAAEREVDEFDREIVSIERDLVPLIKVFPGLKVVFEHITDGRSADFVAEVDHPIYATATPQGMMINRNAMFLGGMNPGNYCKPVPKREEHRMRVRKHVTSGNPRFGAGTDSAPHDEAAKSHCYGCAAGIFTAPNAVELYTTIFDEDNALKHLGPFMSENFIDLYDMEVSTEFMTIKRESWEVPMKLGPVQIFKGGTTLNWKLQDWPHGKMMF; translated from the coding sequence GTGAAAGAAAAACAAAATAAAATCTTGATTAAAAGATGGTTTGATCGCCATTTACATGTGAGAGATGGAGAAGTGATGAGTCTGGTATTGCCAGCTACTGTTTGCCAACAGGCAAGTGGTGCGCTGATTATGCCTAACCTGAAATATCCTGATCAGATTGATACGCCGGAAAAGGTTGAAGCTTATTATCGCCGAATCAAAGAAACCCTTCCTTGGTGGAGTGACTTTGAACCGCGTTTGGCGTTGTATCTCACCGACACAACTCCAGCCTCTGAAATCAAGAAGTGGATTGACACTGGATATCTTACTGCTGTCAAATTGTATATGGCTGACAAGAATGGAGAAGGGGGAACAACGGGATCCCAACATGGAGTCAGAAATCTTCTTGGAAGATACCCTGTCTTTGAAATGATGGAGAAACATGGTATTCCACTTCTTGGTCACTTTGAAGCGGCTGAGCGAGAGGTTGATGAATTCGATCGCGAGATTGTTTCCATTGAGCGTGATTTGGTTCCGTTGATAAAAGTCTTCCCAGGGCTCAAGGTTGTGTTTGAACACATTACCGATGGACGTTCTGCAGACTTTGTAGCGGAGGTTGACCATCCAATTTATGCAACAGCTACTCCTCAAGGCATGATGATCAACAGGAATGCAATGTTCTTGGGTGGAATGAATCCAGGGAACTATTGCAAACCTGTGCCTAAGCGTGAAGAGCATCGTATGCGTGTTCGGAAGCATGTCACTTCTGGAAACCCTCGTTTTGGAGCGGGAACTGATTCTGCTCCTCATGATGAAGCTGCGAAGTCTCATTGTTACGGATGTGCAGCTGGTATCTTCACTGCACCAAATGCTGTTGAATTATATACAACAATCTTCGATGAAGATAATGCCTTGAAACATCTGGGTCCATTCATGTCAGAGAACTTCATTGATCTGTATGACATGGAGGTATCTACCGAGTTTATGACAATTAAGCGTGAGTCGTGGGAAGTCCCCATGAAATTAGGCCCGGTTCAAATCTTCAAGGGAGGAACAACTCTGAATTGGAAATTGCAGGATTGGCCTCATGGCAAGATGATGTTCTGA